Part of the Bradyrhizobium sp. SZCCHNS1050 genome, CGATTCATCCTGTTCGACGAGCCGGCGGCGGGTCTGTCGCCGACCGAGCGGCGCGAGCTGGTCGAGATCCTGACGTCGCTGCCGCCGCACATCGGTTACATCATCATCGAGCACGACATGGACGTGGCGCTGCGCGTCGTCGAGAGCGTGACGATGATGCACAACGGCCGCATCTTCAAGGAAGGCGCACCGCAGGAGATCGAATCCGATCCGGAGGTGCAGGAGCTCTATCTCGGAGGCGGCCATGAATGACGTCCGCCGCTCCGCGCCTGCGCTCGAGGTCCGCGGCCTCGACGTGTACTACGGCCATTCGCATGCGCTGCAGGGCGTCGATCTCCGGCTCGACAGCGGCGTCTTCTCGCTGGTCGGCCGCAACGGCATGGGCAAGACGACGCTGTGCAAGGCCATCATGGGCCTGCTGCGGCCGTCCGCCGGCACGGTGCGTCTGCGCGGCAATGATATCACCGGGCTCAATCCGGCGCGCATCGCGCGGCTCGGCGTCGGCTATGTGCCGCAGGGGCGGCGTCTGTGGCGCTCGCTCAGCGTCGACGAGCATCTGCGACTCGCCGCCGGCCTGCGCCGCGGCGCCTGGACCGTCGAGCGCGTCTACGAAACATTTCCGCGGCTCGCCGAGCGCCGCAACAATGGCGGCGGCCAGTTGTCGGGCGGCGAGCAGCAGATGCTGGCGATCTCGCGCGCGCTGCTGACCAATCCGCAGCTCCTGATCATGGATGAGCCGACAGAGGGCTTGGCGCCGGTCATCGTCGCCCAGGTCGAGGAGATGCTGATCCGGCTCAGCCAGGACGGCGACATGGCGGTGCTCGTGATCGAGCAGAACATCGGCGTTGCGACCGCGATCTCGTCCCGCGTCGCGATCATGGTCAATGGCCGCATCAACCGTATCATCGACTCGGCCCGGCTCGCCGCCGACCGCGAACTGCAGCAGCGCCTGCTCGGTGTCGGCCAGCATGCCGGCGACGAGACCGATCTCGGGACGGGCGAAGTTCAGGAGAGGCCCGCCGCACGTGCGGCGGTGTCAACGACGCCGAAAGCTGCGCCCGTCAAGGTTTACGTCTCTAATCCCGTGCTGCCGACGCGCTGGTCGCAGCCGGTGCCGATCGCGCAGATCGAGGCCAAGGCGCGCACGCTCTCCACCAGCGTCAGCCGACTTGACGAGGCCGCGCGCCAGGGCCGCGAGCGCGCCGCGCCGATCACGTCAGGTCCGCCCGCGGTGATCGTCGCCGGCACGCTCGACACCAAGGGTGACGAACTGCGCTTCATCCGCGATCTCGTCGCGAGCCACGGGCTGCGCACCCGGCTGGTCGACCTCTCCACCAGCGGACGCCATACGAGCTGCGACGTCTCGGCCCAGGAGATCGCGCTCAATCATCCGCGCGGCGGTCCCGCCGTGTTCGGTGCCGACCGCGGCGCATCCGTCACCGCGATGGCGGAGGCGTTCGGGCGCTGGCTGCGCCGGCAGGACAATGTCGCAGGTATCATCTCGGCGGGCGGCTCCGGCGGAACGTCGCTGGTCGCGCCGGGCATGCGCGAGCTCCCCGTCGGCGTGCCCAAGCTGATCATCTCCTCTGTCGCATCCGGCGACGTCGGCGCCTATGTCGGGCCGGCCGACATCGCGATGATGTACTCGGTCACCGACGTCCAAGGACTCAATTCGATTTCGCGCGCGGTGCTGAGCAATGGCGCGCATGCGCTTGCCGGCATGGTGATGGCCCGCCAGCGGAAGCCCGCTATCGCTGACAGCACCCGACCGCAACGTCCCGCGATCGGCATCACCATGTTCGGCGTGACCACGCCGGCGGTGCAGAAGCTCACGGCCGAGCTGCGCGACGACTACGAGTGCCTCGTCTTCCACGCCACCGGCGTCGGCGGCCGCTCGATGGAGAAGCTGGTCGATTCCGGCATGCTCGCCGGCGTGATCGATCTCACCACGACCGAGGTCTGCGACCTGCTGATGGGCGGTGTGTTTCCGGCAACCGAGGATCGCTTCGGCGCGATCATCCGCAGCCGCGTGCCCTATGTCGGCTCGGTCGGCGCGCTCGACATGGTGAATTTCGGCGCGCCCGAGACCATTCCCGAGCGCTACCGCGGCCGCAAATTCCACGTGCACAATCCGCAGGTCACGCTGATGCGGACGACGGCCGCGGAGAACGCGCAGATGGGGCGCTGGATCGGCGAGCGGCTCAATCGCATGGATGGATCGGTCCGGTTTCTCCTGCCGGAAAAGGGCGTCTCCGCGCTCGATGCGCCCGGGCAGCCGTTCTTCGATCGCGAGGCGGATGAGGCGCTGTTCCGCAGTCTCGAGCAGACCGTACGGCAGACCTCGAGCCGGCGCCTGATCCGCGTGCCGCATCACATCAACGACAATGAGTTCGCAGCAGTGGTCGTCGGCGCCATCCGGCCGATGCTTGGGCGGCTGCCGGCGCGGCGCAGACAGGCGAGGTGATGGTCATGCCGAGATATGAGCGCGCACCGCTGCTGAAGAAGTTTCGCGACATGGTGCGCCGTGGCGTGCCGATCATCGGCGGCGGCGCCGGCACCGGCCTGTCGGCCAAATGCGAGGAGGCCGGCGGCATCGACCTGATCGTGATCTACAATTCCGGCCGTTATCGCATGGCCGGCCGCGGCTCGCTCGCCGGACTGATGGCCTATGGCGACGCCAATGCCATCGTGGTCGAGATGGCCAGCGAGGTGCTGCCGGTGGTGAAGTCGACCCCGGTGCTCGCGGGCGTCAACGGCACCGACCCGTTCCGCGACATGGATGTGTTCCTCGATGAGCTGAAGGCGCTCGGCTTCTCCGGTGTGCAGAACTTCCCGACCGTCGGCCTGATCGACGGCACTTTCCGCGCCAATCTCGAGGAGACGGGCATTTCCTACGCGCTGGAGATCGACATGATCGGGCGCGCGCATGACAAGGACCTGCTGACGACGCCTTACGTCTTCAATGAAGCCCAGGCCGCGGGCATGGCGATCGCGGGTGCGGACATCATCGTCTGCCATCTCGGTCTGACAACCGGCGGCTCGATCGGCGCGCAGACCGCGCCCAAGCTCGAAGACTGTCCCGGCCTGATCGACAGCTGGGCCTCGGCCGCGCTCAGTGTCAACCCCGAGATTCTAGTTCTGGCGCATGGCGGCCCGATCGCGGAGCCGTCCGACGCCGACTTCATCATGAAGCACACCAAGAACTGCCATGGCTTCTACGGCGCCTCCTCGATGGAGCGGCTGCCGGTGGAGCGCGCACTGACGGAGCAGGTACGACATTTCAAGGCAATCAGCGCGCGGCCACGCCGCGTCTGAGGCGACAACACGAGATCCGGCAGCAGCGGCGCTGAGGCGCCGCATTCGCCGGACGAGAGACTGAGGGAGAAATGAGATGTCCGGGGCTCTGATCGGTGAGCTGATTCTTTGGCTGATCATTGCGATCATCGTCATCGTGGTCGCGGTCTACATCGTCAACTGGCTGTATCACCGCTCCTCGAAGGAGGTGTCCTTCGTCCGCACGGGCTTCCTCGGGGAGCGCGTCGTGATCAATGGCGGCGCCTTCGTGCTGCCCTTCATTCACGACTATACGCCGGTGAACATGAACGTGCTGCCGATGGGTATCACGCGCGCGCGGCAGGACGCCGTCATCACGCGCGACCGCATGCGGGTCGACGTCGAGGCCGACTTCTACGTTCGTGTCCAGCCGACGCGCGAGGCGGTGTCGATCGCGGCGGCGACGCTCGGCCGTCGCACCCTCGAGCCGGAGCGGCTGCATGCGCTGCTGTCCGGCAAGTTCATCTCGGCCATGCGCTCGGTTGCCGCTGAAATGACCATGGAGCAGATGCACGAGCAGCGCGGTGACTACGTGTCCCGTCTCAAGGCGGCCGCGGCCGAGGCGCTGGCCCAGAACGGCCTGGAGCTGGAATCGGTGGCGATCACCGATTTGGACCAGACAGATCTCGAATTTTTCAACCCCTCGAACCGGTTCGATGCCGAGGGCCTGACGCGGCTGATGGAGGACATCGAGAGCAAGCGCAAGCTGCGCAACGATATCGAGCAGGACTCGATGATCAAGATTCGGACCCGCAACCTCGAAGCCGAGCGCGAGGCGCTCGATATCGAGCGCGAGAGCGAGACGGCGCGGCTGGAGCAGGAGCGCGACATCGAGATGCGCCGCGCCCTGCAGCGGACGGAGGTGGCGCGCGAGCGGGCGCTGCGCGAGACCGAGGCCGAGCAGGCACAGATCATGGCGCGCGAGGCGATCGAGAAGGCGCGGATCGCGAACGAACTGACGATTGCCGAGGCCCGAATCGCTGCCGAGCGCGACACGCGGCAGCGCGAGATCGAGCGGACGCGTGCCGTCGAAGAGAGGGAGCTGCTGGCGCGCGAGGACATCGAGAAGGCGCGGATCGCCAACCAGCGCGCGATCGACGCCGCGCGCATCGAATCTGAGCGCGAGGTGCGCCAACGCGATATCGAGCGGACCCGCACCATCGAGGAAGCCGAGATCGCCGCGCGCGAGGCGGTGGAGAAGGCCAGGATTCAGCAGGACCGCGTCGTCTCCGATGCGCGCATCGCCAATGACGAGGAGACACGCCGCCGCGAGATCGAACGCACCCGCGCGATCGAGCAGGCGGAGATCGCCGCGCGCGAGGCGACAGAGAAGGCGCGCATCGCGCAGACCATGATCGTCAATCTGGAGCGCATCAGCTCCGACGAGCGCACCCGCGCCACCGAGATTGCCCAAGTGCGCAACATCCAGGAGGCTGAGATCGAGGCGCAGAAAGCGGTCGAGGCCGCCCGGATCGCGCGCGAGCAGGCATTGTCGGCGGAACGGATCGCCGCCGAGCACGCCACGCGCAGGCTGGAGATTGAGCGCAACCAGGGCATCGAGATCGCCGGCATCGCCGCGCGCGAGGCCACCGAGGCCAGCCGCATCGCCCAGGAGGAACGCGTGCGTGCACTGGAGATCGCGCGCGTCAGGACCATCGAGGAGGCCGATATCGCCTCGCGCGAGGCGATCGAAGCGGCCCGCATCGCCCAGGAGCTGGCTGTAGCAGCCAAGCGGATCCAGTCGGAGAAGGAGACGCGTAGCCTGGAGATCGAGCGCACGGAGGCCGTCGAGGCCGCCGATCTGAAGCGTCGGGAGGCGGTCGAGCGGCGCCGCATCGAGGTCGAGCTGGCGCTGGAGGCCGAGCGCATTGCTTCGTCGCGGACGCGCGAGGTGCTCAACATCGACCACAAGAAGGCGATCGAGCTCGCCGACGAAACCCGCGTCATCGAGCTCGCCGCCAAGCGAGCCGAGCGCATCGATGCGGATCGTCAGGTCAAGGAAGCCGAGATCGTCGCGCGCAGGCAGGTCGAGACCGCCGATGTCTCGCGCGAGCAGGCGCTGGAGGCCGTCCGGTTGGAGCGTCGCCGGGCGATCGAGCAGCTCGAGGTCGCGCGCGTCCAGTCGCTGCAGGAGGCCGAGATCGCGGCCCGTGAGGAGGTCGAACGCGCCCGCATCGCCTCGGATCGTGGTCTCGACGAGGCCCGCATCGGCCGCGAGCGCGAGCTGCGTAAGCTCGAAGTGAACCGCGAGAAGGACGTCGAGACTGCGCTGATGGAGAAGGCCATCGCGCTGTATCAAAAATCGCTGGAGGAATCCGCGGCCAAGGTCGCGGCCGAAGAGGCGCGCTCGCGTGCAACGGAAGCGGCGGAGAAAGTCGTCACGGCGCGCGAGAGCGAGATTGCCCGCCGCCGTAAGACGGTCGAGGTGCTGCTGGCCGAGAAGCAGGCCGAGGAGACGCGGATCGCCGCAGAGGCCGAGCGGGTTCGTGCCGCGGTCGAAGCGGAGGCGCAGAAGCTGCTCAACGAGGCCGAGAACGTCCTGACCGACCAGGCACGCTACTCGCTGTTCCGGCGCAAGCTGCTCGACCGCATCGAGGGCATCGTGCGCGAGAGCGTCAAGCCGATGGAGAAGATCGAGGGCATCCGCATCCTGCAGGTCGACGGCTTGAACGGAAATGGCGGCAACGGCAATGGCGGCCGCAGCGCGACCGACGAGGTGATCGACTCCGCGCTGCGCTACCGCGTCCAGGCGCCGCTGATCGACTCCATTCTCTCCGATATCGGCGTCGAGGGCGGCAGCCTTGCCAAGATGCCGGGCCTGATCCGCGAGGCCAGGGACATGCAGGGAATCCGGAAAGAAACCTCGGCGCGCAAGGAGACAGGCGGCGGCGCCGGATCGGGCGAGGGCAGCCCGTCCGAGCCGCCGACCGATCGCGGTCCGCGCAAGAAGGGTTGATGCGAGATGGCGAGGGTTTACGTCTCCACCGTCGTGAGTGCCCGCAACGATCGGGTGTGGGCGCGCGTCCGCGACTTCAACGGCCTGCCGAACTGGCATCCGGCGATCGCCGAAAGCCGGATCGAGGGCGGCGAGCCCGCCGACAAGATCGGCTGCGTCAGGGATTTCCGGCTTCGCAACGGCGACCGCATTCGCGAGAAGCTGCTCGGCCTGTCGGACTACGACATGTTCTGCACCTACTCGATCCTGGAATCGCCGATGGGCGTATCGAACTACGTCGCGACCCTCAGGCTGACACCGGTCACGGACGGCGACAAGACGTTTCTGGAGTGGACCGCCGAGTTCGACTGCGCGCCGGAGCGCGAGGCTGATCTGGTGGCTTCGATCGGCGGCGGCGTGTTCCAGGGCGGCTTCGATGCGCTCAAGCGCGCGTTTGGGGGCTGACGCCGTGCCGCACGTGGTCAAGAGCACCATCATCGATGCGCCGACCGAGGCCGTGTGGGAGGTGCTGCGCGACTTCAACGGTCATGATCGCTGGCACCCGGCGGTGGCGACCTCTGCGATCGAGCGTTCGCAGACGTCCGACAAGATCGGTTGTGTCAGGCGCTTTCGTCTGAAGGACGGCTCCGAGCTGCGCGAGCAGTTGCTGGCGCTGTCCGATCTCGAGCAGAGCTTCAGCTACTGTCTGCTCGATACGCCGGTCCAGCTGTTCAACTACGTCGCCCATGTCCGGCTGCTGCCGGTCACCGATGGTGATCGCACCTTCTGGCACTGGGAGAGCCGCTTCACGACGCGGCCCGAGCTGGCCGAGGCGCTGTCGCGCATGGTGGCAGAAGACATCTACCAGGCCGGCTTTGAGGCGATCCGATCGCATCTGAAGCAGGCGGCATGAGGACGAGGTGAATCGATGCCAGTCACGGTGAAGACGTTTCAGGCCGCGAGCGAAGCTGCGTCTGCGCTGTCGTCGGACCGCGCGGCGCGCTACCTGGGCGGCGGCACGCTGGTCATGCGCGATCTCAATGAGGGCGACGTCTCGATTGCGACGGTCATCCGCGCCACCGACCGGACCTTGCAGGGCATCGATGCGGCAGGCGCGCGCATCAGGATCGGCGCCGGCGTCACCTTCGCCCGCGTGCTGGCCGAGCGCGATCTCGCCTTCCTGCATCCGGCGGCGCGCTCGATCGGCGGCCCGGCGGTGCGCAACATGGGGACCGTCGGTGGCAATCTGTTCGCTCCGGCGCCGTTCGGCGACTTCACGGTGGCGCTGCTGGCGCTCGACGGCATCGTCTCGCTGCAGGGCAGCTTCGGCGTCAGGGACATGCCGATCGAGGAGTTCCTGCAATCGCGCGACCGCCAGGCCGGTGCGCTGGTGGTCGGCGTGTCGTGCATCCGTCCTGCGTCGGCGGATGCGTTCCGCTATCGCAAGATCGCCCGGATCAAGCCGAAGGGCGGATCGGTGATCACGCTTGCGGCGCATCTTCCACAGAGTGGCGGCCGCGTGACCGGCGCGCGGATCGCGCTGGGATCGATGGCCCCGACCGCCATCCGCGCCAAGGCGGCCGAGCGCGCGCTCGAAGGGCGGCCGTTCGACGCCGGCGCGATCAGTGCCGCCGCTGCTGCGGCGGCCGAGGGAACGGCACCCACCGACAATTCGCTGGCCAGCGCGTGGTATCGCCGCGAAGTGGTCGGCGTCCATCTGCGGCGGCTGTTGTCGGGACAGGAGAGCTAGAGCATGGCCAAGACCCCACTTCAGTTCCGGCACAATGGTCGCGATGTCGCGCTGTTCGTCGACGGCGGCACCAATCTGCTGGTCGTGCTGCGCGAGATGATCGGCGACCTCACGCCGAAATTCGGTTGCGGCCAGGGCGGCTGCGGCGCGTGCACGGTCCTCATCGATGGCGACGCGCACCTGTCTTGTCTGACGCTCGCCGAAGCCGTCGAGGGCCGCGCGGTCGAGACGCTCGACGGCATCAAGAGCGGTCCGAATTTGCATCCGCTGCAGCGCGCCTTCGCCGAGGGTTTTGCCGCGCAATGCGGCTATTGCACGCCGGGCATGCTGATGGCGGCGAAGGCGCTGCTCGACAAGATCCCGCAGCCAAGCCGCGAGCAGGTGGTAGAGGCGATTTCGGGCAACATCTGCCGGTGTACCGGCTACGAGCCGATCATCAATGCGGTGCTGGCGGCGGCCGCGTCGCTGCGCGCGAGTGCGTGAGGAGAGATCGCCATGCTGGAACTGCGCAAGGACATCTTCGCCGACGAGCGCGACGACAATCTCAACGAGGTCGGCAAGGGCACCCAACGCCAGGACATGCTCGGCCATGTCACGGGGACCTCGACCTATTTCAACGATCACAAGCTGCAGGGCATGCTGCATCTGAAGGTCGTGAGGTCGACGCAGCCGCATGCCCGGCTGCGCCGCATCGAGACCAGCGAGGCCGAACGGAGCGAGGGCGTGCGGCGGATCATCCGCGGCAGCGACGTGCCGCGCAATCTCAACACGCTGCTCAGCCTGATCAATTTTGGCAAGGACGATGAGCCGACGCTTGCCGTCGACAAGGTACGCTACCGCGGCGAGCCGATCGTCGCCGTCGTCGCCGAGACGCCGCGCGCGGCGGCCGAGGCGGCGGCCAGGGTACGCGTCGACTATGAGATCTTGCCGGCGGTGTTCGACGTCGAGGAGGCGCTGAAGCCGGGCGCGCCCACCGTCAACGAGACCTATCCGAAGAATACGTTCACCTATCACGACCGCTACGACCACCAGAAGTTGCGCTTTGGCGACGTCGAGCGCGGCTTTGCCGGCGCCGATCATGTCTTGGAACAGCGCTACCAGATGTCGCCGATCGAGCACGCGCCGGTCGAAACCAACGGCTCGATCGCCGCGCCCGACACCAACGGCCGCTACGTGGTCTATACCTCGACCCAGGCGCTGTTCTTCTCGCTCGACACCTGCGCCAAGATCCTCGATCTGCCGTCGAACACATTCCACTTCATCGGCGGCACGGTCGGCGGCGGCTTCGGCGGCAAGGTCGACACGCTGACCGAGCCGCTCGCCATTCTCGCTGCGATGTTGACGGGGCGCCCGGTGCGCTACGTGCTCGGACGAGAGGAGGAGATGCAGTTCGGGCCGCCCCGCGGTGCCGAGCGCATCTACATCAAGGACGGAGTCATGCGTGACGGCCGCATCGTGGCGCGCCAGATCCGCGGCTATTTCGACTCTGGCGCTTATACGCGGCTGTCGAGCTACGCGGTGGTCAAATGCGCCGCGCACCTGCCGGGGCCCTACACGATCCCGAACGTCCATGGCGACATCTACTGCATCTTCACCAACCGCACGCCGGCCACCGCGATGCGCGGCTTCGGCATCACCGGCATGGACTTCGCGCTCGAATGCCAGATGGACAAGCTCGCGCATCTGATCGGCATGGACCCGATGGAGTTTCGTATCCTCAACGCCTATCGCGACGGCGACATGAAGGCGCATCGCCGCGAGGCCAAGAACACCGCGCTGATCGAATGCGTCCAGGTCGCGGCCGAGAAGGCCAAATGGCCGATCCGCGAGGAGTTCCGGCGCATGTCCTCGCGCAAGGATGGCGGCGGGGCGCGGGCGGCTGTTCCCTCCACGCCACGAGAGCCGGTGAGCGCGCGGCCTGCGCCGGCGCAGCAACGCACCAGCTACGATCGTGGTCTCTCGGCGCCGCCACAACCCGAGCCGCCACCACCTCCGCCAACGAGCCCGGCGCCTTCGCCGGGGCACGGCGCGACGCGGTTCTCGTCGGTGTTCGGCACGAGGAGGCGCTGACATGACGAGGCACCGCGGCCGCGGCATGGCGGCGATCAACTATCCCATCGGCATGAATCTCGGCGGCGATCCGAGCCAGGCGCTGGTGCATTCCAACCCCAGCGGCAAGTTCACGGTGGCGCTGTCGTCGATCGATCTCGGGCAGGGCATGAAGTCGGTGACGCGGCAGATCTGTGCCGAGACGCTCGGCGTGCCGGTCGAGGACGTCTATGTCGACACCGCCGATTCCGACACCGGCCCGCATTGCATGGGCTCGTTCGCTTCGCGCGGCACCCATCGCGTCGGCAATGCCGTGATGGCGGCGGCCAAGGAGGCGCGTGGCGTCATGATGGAGGCCGCGGCCGAGGAGCTCGAGGTCAACGCCAGCGATCTCGAAACGGATGGTCGCGGCAACATCCACGTCAAGGGCGCGCCGCATCGCTCGATCTCGGTGAAGGACGTCGCCATCGCCGCGCAGTTCCGCCAGGGCAAGACCATCTCCGGCCGTGGCATCTTCCTGGTGCCGCTGTCGGAGGTGGATCCCGAGACTGGCGAAATGTCCCCGGCGACCTGCTACGCGCATGCCTGTCTCGTCGCCGAGGTCGAGGTCGATGACGAGACCGGCGAGGTCGGCGTGGTCAGGATGGACAGCGCCTATGAGCTGGGACGCGCGCTCAATCCCCGCCTCGTCGAGCAGCAGCTGGTCGGCGGCGCCTGGATGGGCATGAGCCACGCGCTCTACGAGACGACGGAGCCGTACTACCCGGACCCGAAGCAAGGACCGCGCGACTTCGTGGAATACCTGATGCCGGGACCTGGCGACATCTGTCCGCACGACATCGCCGTGCTGGAGCGGCCGGCGCCCGACGGACCGTTCGGCGGCAAGGGCCCTGGCGAGATGTGCGCCAATCCTGTGCTTCCTGCCATCGCGAATGCGATTTTCAACGCCGTCGGCGTGCGCCTCGACGAACTGCCGATCACGCCAGAGAAAGTGCTGCGCGCGATCAAGGCCCAGGGCGGCGCCCGGCCGCAGACGCGGCGGTGACGCAGCATGGTGGTCCGCAGCAACATCGTCGGCATCGACTCGCCGCAGGCGCTGGAAAAGGCACTGCGCGCGGCGTACTATCTCGCCGATGACGGGCTCTCCACCGCGGCCTATCTCGCGCTCGCGCTGGGCAAGCCATTGCTCTTGGAAGGCGCGCCCGGCGTCGGAAAAACCGAGGCGGCGAAGGCAATCGCCGCGGTGCTCGGCCGCAAGCTGATCCGCCTGCAATGCTACGAAGGTATCGACGCTGCTGCGGCGCTCTACGAGTGGAACTATCCGCGCCAGATGCTCGCGATCCGCCAAGCCGGCGAGGAGAGCATCGACATCTATGGCGAGAGCTTTCTGATCGAGCGGCCGATGCTGGCCTGCCTGCGCGCGCCCGATGCGACCGTGCTGCTGATCGACGAGATCGATCGGGCCGACCAGGAGTTCGAGGCGTTCCTGCTCGAATTTCTCTCCGATTTCCAGATATCGATCCCCGAGCGCGGCACGGTGCGCGCCGCGGAGCGGCCGATCGTGGTGCTGACCTCGAATCGGACCCGTGACCTGCACGAAGCGCTGCGCCGACGCTGTGTCTATCATTGGATCGACTATCCCGATGCGGAGCGCGAGGCGCGCATCGTGATGATGCGGGCCTCCAGTGTTGCCGAAGCGACCGCGCGGGCCGTGGTGGCTGCAGTGGCGAAGCTGCGGCGCGAGCCGCTGAGCAAGGCGCCCGGGATTGCCGAGGCGGTCGATTGGGCGGAGGCGGCGACGCTGCTCAACCAGACCGGCGCGCGCTGGCCCGATGCGTTCAAGCGCGCGATTGGCGTCGCGCTGAAGGATGAGGAGGATCTGTCCTTCATCGCGCCGCGGCTCGACGCGCTGCTCGCGGAGGCGATGACATGAGCGAGCCCCGCCTGCCGCAGGCGACCGAGATCTTCGTGACATTCGCTGCGCTGTTGCGGCGAAACGGCTTCGCAATTGCGCCGGAGCAGACCACCGCCTTCCTCGCTGCGATCGAACTGCTGGGGCCTGTCAGCATCGAGGATATCCGTCGTGCCGGGACGGCGACCCTCGCGCCGCCTCCGGAGCGGCTCGCGACCTACAATCTGCTGTTCGACGTCCATTTTGGTGTCGCCGAGGCAACGGCCTTCAGCGAGAGCGACAGGCAGGACGATGTCGTGCGTCTCCAGGAGGAAGGGGACGGCGCTGTCGGTCCCGATCTCGCCGAGGAGCAGAACGAGTCAGGTCTGGCTGCGACGCGCGTTGAAGCGCTGGTCGCCCGCCGCTTGGCTGCGACGACGGGCGGCCATGCCCTGCAGCGCCTCGCGCGTCAGGCGCGTGCAAAACTGCCGAAACGGCGTGGCCACCGGCGCATGCGCGCGCGGCGCGGCAGCTTCGTGGACCTGCGCCGGACCCTGCGCGAGA contains:
- a CDS encoding xanthine dehydrogenase family protein molybdopterin-binding subunit, which translates into the protein MLELRKDIFADERDDNLNEVGKGTQRQDMLGHVTGTSTYFNDHKLQGMLHLKVVRSTQPHARLRRIETSEAERSEGVRRIIRGSDVPRNLNTLLSLINFGKDDEPTLAVDKVRYRGEPIVAVVAETPRAAAEAAARVRVDYEILPAVFDVEEALKPGAPTVNETYPKNTFTYHDRYDHQKLRFGDVERGFAGADHVLEQRYQMSPIEHAPVETNGSIAAPDTNGRYVVYTSTQALFFSLDTCAKILDLPSNTFHFIGGTVGGGFGGKVDTLTEPLAILAAMLTGRPVRYVLGREEEMQFGPPRGAERIYIKDGVMRDGRIVARQIRGYFDSGAYTRLSSYAVVKCAAHLPGPYTIPNVHGDIYCIFTNRTPATAMRGFGITGMDFALECQMDKLAHLIGMDPMEFRILNAYRDGDMKAHRREAKNTALIECVQVAAEKAKWPIREEFRRMSSRKDGGGARAAVPSTPREPVSARPAPAQQRTSYDRGLSAPPQPEPPPPPPTSPAPSPGHGATRFSSVFGTRRR
- a CDS encoding xanthine dehydrogenase family protein molybdopterin-binding subunit, giving the protein MTRHRGRGMAAINYPIGMNLGGDPSQALVHSNPSGKFTVALSSIDLGQGMKSVTRQICAETLGVPVEDVYVDTADSDTGPHCMGSFASRGTHRVGNAVMAAAKEARGVMMEAAAEELEVNASDLETDGRGNIHVKGAPHRSISVKDVAIAAQFRQGKTISGRGIFLVPLSEVDPETGEMSPATCYAHACLVAEVEVDDETGEVGVVRMDSAYELGRALNPRLVEQQLVGGAWMGMSHALYETTEPYYPDPKQGPRDFVEYLMPGPGDICPHDIAVLERPAPDGPFGGKGPGEMCANPVLPAIANAIFNAVGVRLDELPITPEKVLRAIKAQGGARPQTRR
- a CDS encoding MoxR family ATPase gives rise to the protein MVVRSNIVGIDSPQALEKALRAAYYLADDGLSTAAYLALALGKPLLLEGAPGVGKTEAAKAIAAVLGRKLIRLQCYEGIDAAAALYEWNYPRQMLAIRQAGEESIDIYGESFLIERPMLACLRAPDATVLLIDEIDRADQEFEAFLLEFLSDFQISIPERGTVRAAERPIVVLTSNRTRDLHEALRRRCVYHWIDYPDAEREARIVMMRASSVAEATARAVVAAVAKLRREPLSKAPGIAEAVDWAEAATLLNQTGARWPDAFKRAIGVALKDEEDLSFIAPRLDALLAEAMT